Sequence from the Nitrospinaceae bacterium genome:
TGGTATGCGGGGACCTCTCCGCAGGGACTGTTTCGTTCTGAGGATGGCGGCATCACCTGGGCGCCTTTTTCTTCGATTAACGACGATCCGCAATACAGAGAATGGATGGGCAGTGAACAGGACGGCACTCCGGATGGACCGAAACTGCACTCCATACTGGTTGACCCACGCGACCCCGCTCACCTGTATTTTGCCATGTCGGGCGGCGGCGTGCACGAATCGGTCGACGGCGGCGCAACCTGGAAGCCTTTGGTCAAGGGGATGGAAGTGGTTGCGGGGTTCGATCCGGACGATATCGGTTTTCACGATCCACATTGTGTCCGCTTGTGTCCCAGCGAACCGGACCGATTATATCAGCAGAATCATTGCGGCATTTACCGGATCGACCGACCGTCGGACACCTGGGTGCGGATCGGAAAAAAGATGCCCAAGCGCGTCGGCGACGTTGGTTTTCCGATGGTCGTGCACCCGCGCGATGCAAAAACCGTTTGGGTGTTCCCGATGGACGGCGGGACCGTCTGGCCGCGAACCAGCCCGAATGGACTGGCCTGTGTCTATGTCACCCGCAATGGCGGAAAAACCTGGAAGCGGCTCGAATCTGGTCTCCCTGAAGACCAGGCCTGGTGGACGGTGAAACGCCAGGCGATGACCGCAGATGCGCAGGAGAATATCGGATTATATTTTGGAACCACGAGTGGCGAGTTGTGGATGAGCCGCAATGAAGGCGACCGCTGGTCCTGCATCGCGCGTCATCTTCCCGAAATCTATTCCGTGGAAACCGCGGAAATTCGCTGAGACTTTGTCCCGACGGTCGAAAGATTTGCTCTATCGAGGTCGTTTCAATGAAAGTGCTGATTCCTACCCCGCTGTATTCTTATACGGCCAAACAGGAGGTCGAAGCGGTCGGCACGACCCTGGCTGAACTTCTCGCCGACCTCGACCGTCAGTTCCCCGGACTGCGATTCCGCGTGGTGGACGAACAGGACCGGATCAGAAAACACATGCGGTTCTTCGTCAACGGCCAGCAGACTTTCGATCTGACACACGCCCTTCACCCTGAAGATGCAGTGCAGATTGTTCAGGCGTTGAGCGGCGGATGAGACCCTGCCAATCAGTCCCATGAGGCATTCCCGATTTCCCTGTGGATCTGCAAAATGTATGAAAATGTTTACATAACCGCTCTAAAAGTACAATATCCCTTAAATTAAGACCCTTCCAAAAGTTTAGGTTCACACCATAAAACTTGAAATTCCGGGCTTTATTTTGCCTCTCATAAACTCGTACTTTTGGCATGAGGGGTGCATTGCAATTCATCACTCCACAA
This genomic interval carries:
- a CDS encoding glycosyl hydrolase; translation: MILVATRKGAWLYHGDAKRKTWRVDGPHFLGHIINHLVLDPRDGRTLLAAASTGHLGPTLFRSTNLGRTWKESEKPPAFAKALNGHSGRAVNHTFWLTPGHASEPGIWYAGTSPQGLFRSEDGGITWAPFSSINDDPQYREWMGSEQDGTPDGPKLHSILVDPRDPAHLYFAMSGGGVHESVDGGATWKPLVKGMEVVAGFDPDDIGFHDPHCVRLCPSEPDRLYQQNHCGIYRIDRPSDTWVRIGKKMPKRVGDVGFPMVVHPRDAKTVWVFPMDGGTVWPRTSPNGLACVYVTRNGGKTWKRLESGLPEDQAWWTVKRQAMTADAQENIGLYFGTTSGELWMSRNEGDRWSCIARHLPEIYSVETAEIR